The genomic interval TCCAGGTTTTGACTGAAGCAGGGTTGCTGCCAGGGGCACTGGTCAGGAACCGAGATTTGCATTTCATTTGCGATCGGGTGCCGCTCAAAGTCGAACGCACCGACCTGCCCTGGACTCAACACTACCAACCAGGGGAAATCATCACCATTCCGATCGCCCACGGTGAAGGCAGCTATTATGCTGACCCAGACACTCTGGCGGAACTGGAAGCCAATGGACAGGTACTCTTTCGCTACTGTGCCGCCGATGGCAGCGTTGACCCATCCACCAATCCCAACGGTTCCCTCAACGGCATTGCTGGAATTTGTAACCGCCAGGGGAATATTCTGGGGATGATGCCCCACCCTGAACGCGCTTCCGATCCGCTCTTGGGCGGCACCGATGGTATCCGGCTCTTTCAGGGATTGCTAGAAAACATTATTCCCCCCACTCCCCAGGCCATTTCCCCTTCCCTGTTATAGTTATCCATGTTGGAATGGCACTGAAATAAGCAAAAATTAAGCGCGCAGATCCCCGGATTCTCGAAGAATCCGGGGATCTAAAATTCCTTGAGTCAGTGCCATTCATCCATGTTGTTATAGATATCCATGTTCCGCCAAAAATGCTGGTGTCAGGCTTTCAACCGAAAAATCCTCGGATACCTGACCTTGAGTAGAACCTGAGCGGAGAAATTTTTCGACGTATTTGCCCAAAATATCTCCCTCCAGATTGACCCAACTACCAGGTCGCAGGTATTGGAGATTGGTTTCACGATAGGTGTGGGGAATCACAGCAACGGTAAACCAGGTTCCTTCAGAATTGCAGTTTGCGACGGTAAGGCTAATTCCATTCACCGTAATACTCCCTTTGGGGAGAATGTAGCGGGCAACCTGGGCTTCGCTGGTCACAAATGTCATTTCCCAGGAAGTTGAGGTTTGGACGGCTTCTCTCAAGTAGCCTGTGCCATCTACATGTCCGGTTACGAAGTGTCCACCCAATTTGCTCCCCACTCGAAGAGACGTTTCCAGGTTGACTGGAACCTCTGGGTCGCGTCCCAGGGTGCTGCGATCGCGGGTTTCTGGTGAGGCATCCACAATAAATGCTTGAGGAAGAATTTCCACGACGGTCAGGCAAACCCCATCCACTGCCACACTGTCACCCAGGGCTAGCTCCGGCAGAATCAATCCGGACACAGTCTGAGAGCAGGTGATTTGTAATTTATCGTTGGCAATGGGGTGAACCGTTCCTAATCCTTGAATTAGACCTGTAAACACAGCTTTTTCCTGTAAAGATCACGTCAAAAAATTTTTAGTGGAGTAAATAATCAAGGGGTAGAGGATAGGGATAATTTTCAACTGATTCCCCTCTTCCCCTTCCCTCCTCCCGTACCCTCTACTCAATTTAAACCTTAGCCAGAATTTAGAAGACTCCATCTCTTGCCCCGATACCGTGTCCAATTTGAAGCTGGATCATTTAGGATTAGGGCATAATTCAGGGCATACTTAAGTCAGATACTTTCTATAGTAGTTACACGGCTGGCTTACCTGGTTTTTGTTTCCGTTCTCCTTCGTTTCCACCCATTCCCATTTGGGATGTTCGAATCAGTCGATCGCTTCTTGATTCTCCTGCTGGAAGGCTGAAGTTGGCTGGTTTATCCGGGCGAAGAGTTCATCGGTTTACGCCTGCGTTCCCTCCAGTCCGAGTTCCTTTCTTTACCCTGGTTTTCCTATGCTTCAGGTATTCTAGAGGCTAAGACAATGATTGAAATGAAAGTCGCTGGAATTGCGTTGGATGCAGCAACACGTAGTCCGATCGTCCTGTTGAGAGATTCTACTGATCGGCGTGCTCTGCCCATTTATATTGGACAAGATCAGGCAAAGGCGATTATTAACGCGCTAGAGAATCAAACTCCACCCCGTCCCCTCACCCATGATTTGCTTGTAAATATGATGGAGGAGTGGGACATGACGCTGGAACGAGTTGTTATCCACTCCCTCCAGGACAATACGTTCTATGCTCTGTTAACGATTTCTCAGGGCGAAACTAAAAAAGAAATTGATGCCCGCCCCAGCGATGCGATCGCGATCGCCCTGCGGACTAATGCCCCCATTTGGGTCATGGAAGAAGTCATTGCCGATGCCTCGATTCCGGTTGACCGGGATGCCGACGAAGCAGAACGTCGAGCCTTCCGCGATTTCATCTCTAACCTGCGCCCTGAAGATTTTATTCAACGGGGAAAATCCAGTAGTGGAGAAACGCAGTTGTAGGAAAAGGATGAAGGATGGGGGATGAGGGATGAAAACTAGCTCTTGCTTTTGATCAACGATCATCTGGCACCTACCCCTTTTCATCCCCCCGCCCTCATCCCTTATGAAGTACCGCCGCTTTGGCAAAACTAATCTTCAGGTCTCAGTTTTTTCTCTGGGAACCATGCGCTGCCTGAGTTCACAACAGGTGATGACTCGGACTGTGCAAAAGGGGCTTGCTTTAGGGATTAATCATTTGGAGACTGCCAGAGGCTATGGCAGAAGTGAAGAATATCTGGGAAAAACGCTGCGAGAACTGTCTGTGCCCCGTTCCCAGCTTCAGATCACGACTAAAATCCCACCCATGCCCGATGCCTCATCTATGACACGAGCAATTGATCAGTCCTTGGAACGGCTAAATCTAGACTACTTAGATGCGTTAGCAATTCATGGCTTGAATACGTGGGAGCATCTGGATTGGGTGAAGTCGGCTCAGGGGTGTATGAAGGCGGTGCAGCAGGCAATTTCCGATCGCCGGGTGCGCCACGTAGGGTTCTCGACCCACGGCTTTTTGGAGTTAATTCTGGCTGCGATCAACACAGATTTATTTGAGTTTGTCAACCTGCACTATTCCTATTTTTTTCAGCGTAATGCACCCGCAATTGCGCTTGCCAATCAGAAAAACCTGGGAGTGTTCATCATTTCTCCAGCAGATAAGGGAGGATTGCTCTATACTCCCCCTCCTGCCTTAACGGAACTATGTCAGCCATTTTCTCCTTTAGAGCTGAATTATCGATTTTTGCTGAGCAATCCATCGATTACTACGCTCAGTATTGGTCCTGCTAATTCGGAGGAATTTTCGCCTCCCTTGATGGCGATTAATTGGGATCATCCCCTGACCGAGCAAGAACAAAAGGTGTTTGAGCGTCTGAGTAAGCATCAGACCCAGATGCTTGGGAGCGATCGCTGTAGTCAGTGTTACGCTTGTTTGCCTTGCCCAGAGGGTATTCATATTCCAGAGGCGCTAAGGTTAAGGAATCTGGCAGTTGCTTACGACATGACTCAGTTTGGGCAGTATCGCTATCGCATGTTTGAAAATGCAGGTCACTGGTTTCCAGGGAACAAAGCCAGTCGTTGTACAGACTGCGGTGATTGTTTGCCAAAATGCCCAGAGGAATTGAACATTCCGGTTTTGCTGAAAGACACGCACCAGCGCCTCAACGGTGAACCTGGACGCAGGCTATGGAGCTAAGGGAGAGTTGTACAATCTCAGGTTGAAGGGGTAGAGGGGTGGATGAGTAGAGGGGTGGAGGGGTGGATGAAGGCGGGATGTTATTTCAGGGAGTCCCTAAATTCGTAATTTAGGGATTAAAATTATTCAAAACTGAAGAATTCCTGTTTTTGGGATCTATTCTGCTCGTTGTGATTGGCGCTAGCACAACAGACTTTGTAGCTGCAATTGTAACGAACCTTAAAGGTTATAAGATTTTTCTGGAAAATAAAGTTATTTCTTAACTTTGCGGTTCTTTCGCTTCATTCAGGCATACAGTTGGATAATAGCAGTAATCCTACGGGTGCTTCAAAGGTCCATTATGTGCTAATCCCTCCCTTTACCGTTCCTGAAATTTGTTTATGAGCACGATCCACCCTGAGCAAGCCCAGACCTACCGCAACGTGATGGAATCATTGGTGCTAGAAGAAGCTGAGAAACAATTTAAGCGACTTCCGGCGAAAGTCTCCAGTTATGTCAACAAGGCAGAAGTGATTGCCTATGCCCTCAACCGTCTCCCTCCGCTTTATGCCACCAGTGAGCGGGGTTGGCAACAACAACGCGAACGGGCAAGCAGGGAAATGGATGCCAAAATTGTGGCTGCCGTCCGGCAGGCTATTGCAGCCGTACAACGCGACCCACTGCGGGCGGTGGTTCCCTTAAAAGTGGAGGAAGAACAAGCTTCCCTGGCTGCCTTGAAAGGAATGAGGGAACTACTCAGACGGGAGGAACTTTCGTGGCGAGAACTGGTCGATGTGGTAGAGAATACTCTTATCCAGACTGCCCGTGGAGAAATTACCTGGCGTAAGCGTGGAACCGGAGTCGTTCAGCGAAATGAGTGGCGCGACACTCGCTATCTTCTCTAATCATCATTCCCTCCAAAAGGGTTGGTTGTCTGGCAGGGTGCTCCAGATCTTGCTAGCGATCGCAGGTGGGATTGGGTTTGGCGGTGTGCTTCCAGTTCATTTGGAGCGGGCGATCGCGGCTGAGCCGAAGCCGGAACCTGCTCCGACAGTAGACATATTTCCCGACCCACAACTGCTCGACCTCAAACTACTGACACCTGGAAATATTCCTGCCGATGCCGTTACCGCAACCACCATTTCTGCAACAGGTTTGACGATCCCTAGCCTCTGGTGGGCGCGAGACCAGTATGCCGCGCGGAAAAAATATGGCAGTCGATTAATCGAAAATTGGATTGCCTATCCAGTTCAATCCGATCGTCCCAATCAGGTGGACTTTGTTGTGAACCGTCAACTTTGGAATCAACTCGACTACCTTCAGCGGTACAGCTTTCTTCACGAATTTGGAGCGGTCGTCGGGAGTTACGGCTACAATCTGCGTGTTTTTGACAACCAGGCTAATTTCCTGGCAGCCTACACGTGTAATTTCAGTGCTGCTCCCCGCTTCAATCCAGCCCAAACTACCCCGCCTTTACCAGCCGGGGCAGCTTCAGGGAATGCAACGGCTCCTCTGTTTTCTTCCTATGTGCAGCCCTCTGCTGCACATACCTGTTATAGCTTCCTGGATTTTGGTGGAAAAGCCAGTCTAAGGGGATATCCTAGCCAGTCTGGCGAAGGATCTTCCAAAGGTTTTGATACTGCTCAACCGTAGACAAGGGTAGCGATTGCAAGAATTCACTCCGGTCCAAAATACTGGCTTCAGGGAGCAACAGTGGATTTGAGCGCAGGGCTAGCGGTAAATTAGCTCGGTCCTCCAGCACGGCGGGTGAGGTTGCCCCACTCAGGATCGAAAGTTGCCGGGCAACTTCGGGTTGCCAGCAGAAGCTAATCCATTCCATCACCAGCGCTGGGATAGCGGTGGTCTTTGTCAGGGGGCGTACCCATAAATCTGCCCATAGGGCAGTTCCTGATTGAGGCACAACAGCGGCGATCGACGAACTTCGTTTCATTGCTGTTAGTACATCTTCCGACCAACCAACAGCTACCCAGGTATCTCCCAACAATAACGGCTGCAAGTAGGAATCAGAACTGTAGTATTTAATCTGAGGGCGCAGGGTTTTTAGTTCAGATTCCAGAGCTGGGATCGCTTTCAAATCAAGGGTGTTGTAGGACTTACCTAACTTCTTTAGAACGAGTCCTATCACTTCCCGTGGTTGGTCGAGTAGAGAAATTTGCCTGCGTAAATCCGATCGCCACAGGTCACTCCAATCTGTCGGCGGTTTCAAACCCCGGTCTTTAAATATATCCTGGCGGTAGGCAATTACGGTCGTACCCCAGCGATAGGGTGCGCCCCAGATTTGGTCAACCCTGGAAGATTCGGGGAAACGACGAGTCACCAACTCTTGCCACTTAGGGGGAAGTTGCTCCCAATGCTTAAATTGTGTGGGATCAAAAGGCTGAATTAATTGTTGTTGAATTGCTTTCTCTAACCAATAATTTCCTAACGTGACCAGATCGGGGATTTCCGAAGAACGATTACCCACAAAAGGAACCCAACCTGGGAACCCAGAATTAGAAGGATTCTGATTAGTTTGATTTTTCCAACTCTGCAACAGGGAAAATAATGTTTGTAATTGGGGCTCTAGAACAAAATTTAAATCTGCATTGGTGGAACCCTGTCTTGTAGAACGTCGAAACTCATTCAAAATCTGAGCTGGAATAGAACCATTCAGCAGACGCACTCTCAAAGTAGCTGGAGATTGCCCAGAGCATCCTGACAGAAGAGTACCAAGGGTTAAGCCTGTTATTTCGATAAGAAAAGACCGTCGATTCATTTATTTAGATAAGGTGATTCCAACTTAAAGAATTAAAGTCAAGCAATAGAAATAAAAGGAAATAAAATTTGTGGGAAAGTTCTTTAACTCTGTGTGGTGTTCGTCACCTCAAGGTAAAGATGCAGGTTGGGAAAAAGGAACTGGAAACTATCCTTACATAAATTACCCTGACTTAAGAATTTAAGCCTCCCAGATTCTTGAAGGATTTAAGAATTTGGCGTTTGGTTCTTTTTATTTCAGTGCCACTTAGCTTTAATCTTATTCCGGTTCTACTGCTTTCTGGTTTTCTAAGTTTTCTGCGCTTGGAATTTTTGGGTTGCTAACGACTTTGGGTAGCTATGTTTCATCACACATTCACCGATTTTTCAGGAATAGAGTGGGCTAAAGAAAGCAATTCTGCATTTGCGATCGTCGATCAAAATCAAACGTTAAATGATTCAGGAATTAGGACTGCTGGAGACGCCTGATCACTAGAATGAGTGGGTAGACAAAACTAGAGAACTGAGGCGCTGAATGGACACCTTACAGAAGCAAATTAACATCCTAAGTGCCAAGGTTGATGCGCTATATCAACTGATTGAGCAGATGAGCGATAAGGTCGCCAATGTCGCATCTGAATGCCGATTTGGTTCAGATCAGATTCAACGCCTTGAGAGCGGAGCCATGAACAGCGCTCGCTCCAATCATGGGTACAGTAGCCTGGATGCTGCCTTGGAACATAAGGATGTCCTGGTCGATAACAATAGTGTAGACTCAACCGGCCAGAGTGGTGAAAAGCAGCTTACGTCAGAAGTTCAAATTCAACGTCTGACGGCTCAACTCACTGCGGCATACAACCGGATTGCAGCATTGGAAGAACAGTTGCTTTCTAAGCGGGTTCACTAGTAGACCTCTGCGTAAGTTCAGCAACCCTTTGGTTCGACAGTGCTAAGGAAGAACAATGAGCGTATTTCCGCTGTGTACTACTCGTTAGAAAATAGAGTCTAAGAGCCAGGAGCCAGAATGGTTATTCCCTCCTGGCTCACTATTTTTATGCCTGAATTTGCCTGGTGGGCATGGGCGACTGGCTAGAAATGGAGGACTGGGGGTTAGAGTTTAGAAAATATCCTGTTCACTCCTGAAACCTAGTCCCTATTACTTGATCAAATGTTTTATTGAGAATTCGTCGGAGATTGTTCCTGTCGTTGAGCGCGAGCCGATTTGTAGATTTCCCTGATTTTTGTCTTCTGCTCGGAGGTGAGATCCAGACTAGCCATTGCATCCCGCATCCTTTCCCCTTGTTGCAGCTTAGATTCCAACTGCTTTACCTGCTCTGGAGTGAGGACGGCTTCAATTTTCTTTTTCATCGCTTCCCGTCTCTGGGCTCGATCTTGAGATCGAGCCGTGTCAGGTTGGGAAGTGTCGGATTGGGAGGCGGAGGAGGGGGATGCCTCTGATGGGGGAGTATCCGCAGAGTTAGAGCGGTTGCAGGCGCTAATGCCTCCGAGCAGGAGCGTTGCCAAAAGTGCAGTGGTGGCGATCGTTCGGGGTGTCATCGTTAACGAATCCTCAGTAAGTTCCTAAGCATTAGGACTGCTCTCGCTCAATTGAGGTTCAATGTGCAACAATAAAACGACTGTATGAGTCCTAAACTGTCCGTGAGTGCAGGATGAGCTGAGAGCAGGATTTCGCTGAGGTGTCTCTCCTGATCTAGGCAGGATCGCGATCGAAGCTTGAATCATGTTGAATCTGCTAGAACAAGCTGAGGCAGCCGCCCGTCAGGGAAACTGGGCATCGCTGAGTCGATATTTACAGCAAGCCCTGCTGTCAGGACAAACAGAGCAAACCTTTCAAACCGTTGAGCTTGAATCTTTGCTTTCAATGGCGTTGCTCGTTTTAGAATTTGGCGAGTTTCAAGACCGTTGGGACATCGCGAAGGTCTTTCCAGTTTTTGGCGAGGCAGCGATCGCACCCCTGATCGACCTCCTTCAGGATGAAGAAATTGCCCCGGAGAGTCGCTGGTTTGCCACCCGGATTTTAGGAGGATTTAAGCATTCAACTACGATTCAAGCGTTGATAGACGTACTCCAAACTTCCGGTGATGAAGAACTGAATGCAATGGCAGCAGAGGCACTGGCGGGTTTAGGCATCCCAGCGATCGCCGCTCTCACAGAACTCCTGATCAGCAGTGAAACCCGACTTTTAGCCGTGCGATCCCTGGCGCAGGTGCGTCATTCTGCCACGATCGAACCGTTGCTGGGCGTGGTTGACGATCCTGAACCCAATGTGCGAGCAATTGCACTTGAAGCTTTGAGCAGTTTCCACCATCCCCAGATTCCCCTTATTTTACTGAAGGCTTTGACCGATCCCGTCGCCGCTGTCAGAATTGCTGCCATTCAGGGATTAGGGGTTCGTTCTGATCTGGTAGCCGAATTAGATCTGGTTCATCGTCTGGCGGAGCGGCTATGGGATCTGAATCCGCAAGTCTGCCAGCACGCAGCGATCGCTCTCGGTCGAATGGGGACAGATAGGGCGACAGAAATGCTGTCCGATCGATTGAAATCCCCCTACACCGCTGTCTCTTTGCAGATAGAAATTATTCGAGTGTTAGGTTGGGTAGGCACTGGAGCGGCACTGAACTGCTTACAGCAAGCTCTTTTTTCCTTAGACCAGGCAGAAGTCAATCCGACTACTTTTCAAGAAATTGTAACGATCCTGGGACGCTGGGCAGATCCAACGTTTAGACCGCACGCCGCTCAAATTCTGATCAATGCTTTAAAGTCCAACCATTCAGCGGTTTCACACCCTCAGGTGAAACAGTGTATTGCGCTGGGGCTGGGATATCTCAAGCAACCACAAGCATTTGAGTCTCTGATTCAATTGTTAGCAGATGAAGATATGGGAGTTCGGCTACACACGATTACTGCCCTCAAAACCCTGGATTCCCAAGCGTCCCGTCAACGGCTAGAGTTACTGGCGAACCAAGCCGATTTACCTGAGTCTCTGAAACGAGGAATGGCGATCGCACTCCAAGAATGGAAGGTTTAACTTAGACAGACACCCCACTGCTAATATCCTTCTTTGGGATAGTATTCTTCATTGCTACCGGCTAGTTCCGGTCTGCCCCTAGTGCCTGGTAGCGCTTTGACATCACCAGTTTCCATATATCCGACATAAAATGCCCCTGCCTCAATGTTGATCGCATTCGCGTTCACATCTCCTTCTAACCGGGCAGTGCGACTCAACGTTAAGGTTCCTTCAATCATGACTCTTGCCTTCAGCACGCCATGAACAATCAGATTTCTTGCTCTTAGTTCGGGTCCTTCAACTAAACCACTCTCAGAAATGACAAGATCCCCTCTCACCTCAACGGTGCCATGAATAACGCCATCAACCAGGAGATCCCCCTCAACATGCATTGTTCCTTGAAACTCGCTGTTCGGAGCAATATAGGTCGGACCAACTTTATTGGGTTGAGGGCTTTGTTGCTGACTTCGTTGAGTATTTTTTCTAAACATGTCGTCCTTTCAGGATAGAACTTCAAGAATGGGGATAGAACTTCATCACCTACAGAGCATCACCCATATCTTTGCAGAAATTTAAGAGGTTATCGACAAGACTGACACATAAAACATAAAAGCAGCCAGGTTTTGTGGGTGGAATTCCTTACGATTGGAATTGTCAGTATTACTCAATTCGAGATCCTAAGCGTTCTTATACAAAAGTTCAAACATAAGAAGCGCCCCCCTTGCGGAGGGCGCTCTCTGTTCAAACTAGCCGTTCAAACGGTCGATCAACTCAAACTAACCGTTGATAGCAGGCGCAGACAGAGCAACCGGAGTCGCTTCACCCGCAGCCAAATCGAGGGGGAAGTTGTGCGCATTCCGCTCGTGCATCACTTCCATCCCCAGGTTCGCCCGGTTCAATACATCCGCCCAAGTTCCAACCACACGACCTTGAGAATCCATGATCGATTGGTTGAAGTTGAACCCGTTCAGGTTGAACGCCATCGTGCTGATACCCAATGCCGTGAACCAGATGCCCACAACCGGCCATGCACCCAGGAAGAAGTGCAGCGCACGGGAGTTGTTGAAGCTGGCATATTGGAAGATCAACCGACCAAAGTAACCGTGGGCAGCAACAATGTTGTAGGTCTCTTCTTCCTGACCAAACTTGTAACCATAGTTGGCAGACTCATTC from Kovacikia minuta CCNUW1 carries:
- the purQ gene encoding phosphoribosylformylglycinamidine synthase subunit PurQ, with amino-acid sequence MTKPTRFGVIVFPGSNCDRDVAYVTQTLLNQPTRMVWHEDSDLSDLDVVVIPGGFSYGDYLRCGAIARFSPAMQSTLDHAKQGKYVLGICNGFQVLTEAGLLPGALVRNRDLHFICDRVPLKVERTDLPWTQHYQPGEIITIPIAHGEGSYYADPDTLAELEANGQVLFRYCAADGSVDPSTNPNGSLNGIAGICNRQGNILGMMPHPERASDPLLGGTDGIRLFQGLLENIIPPTPQAISPSLL
- the ribE gene encoding riboflavin synthase, with amino-acid sequence MFTGLIQGLGTVHPIANDKLQITCSQTVSGLILPELALGDSVAVDGVCLTVVEILPQAFIVDASPETRDRSTLGRDPEVPVNLETSLRVGSKLGGHFVTGHVDGTGYLREAVQTSTSWEMTFVTSEAQVARYILPKGSITVNGISLTVANCNSEGTWFTVAVIPHTYRETNLQYLRPGSWVNLEGDILGKYVEKFLRSGSTQGQVSEDFSVESLTPAFLAEHGYL
- a CDS encoding bifunctional nuclease family protein — its product is MIEMKVAGIALDAATRSPIVLLRDSTDRRALPIYIGQDQAKAIINALENQTPPRPLTHDLLVNMMEEWDMTLERVVIHSLQDNTFYALLTISQGETKKEIDARPSDAIAIALRTNAPIWVMEEVIADASIPVDRDADEAERRAFRDFISNLRPEDFIQRGKSSSGETQL
- a CDS encoding aldo/keto reductase, yielding MKYRRFGKTNLQVSVFSLGTMRCLSSQQVMTRTVQKGLALGINHLETARGYGRSEEYLGKTLRELSVPRSQLQITTKIPPMPDASSMTRAIDQSLERLNLDYLDALAIHGLNTWEHLDWVKSAQGCMKAVQQAISDRRVRHVGFSTHGFLELILAAINTDLFEFVNLHYSYFFQRNAPAIALANQKNLGVFIISPADKGGLLYTPPPALTELCQPFSPLELNYRFLLSNPSITTLSIGPANSEEFSPPLMAINWDHPLTEQEQKVFERLSKHQTQMLGSDRCSQCYACLPCPEGIHIPEALRLRNLAVAYDMTQFGQYRYRMFENAGHWFPGNKASRCTDCGDCLPKCPEELNIPVLLKDTHQRLNGEPGRRLWS
- a CDS encoding late competence development ComFB family protein, which produces MSTIHPEQAQTYRNVMESLVLEEAEKQFKRLPAKVSSYVNKAEVIAYALNRLPPLYATSERGWQQQRERASREMDAKIVAAVRQAIAAVQRDPLRAVVPLKVEEEQASLAALKGMRELLRREELSWRELVDVVENTLIQTARGEITWRKRGTGVVQRNEWRDTRYLL
- a CDS encoding extracellular solute-binding protein produces the protein MGNRSSEIPDLVTLGNYWLEKAIQQQLIQPFDPTQFKHWEQLPPKWQELVTRRFPESSRVDQIWGAPYRWGTTVIAYRQDIFKDRGLKPPTDWSDLWRSDLRRQISLLDQPREVIGLVLKKLGKSYNTLDLKAIPALESELKTLRPQIKYYSSDSYLQPLLLGDTWVAVGWSEDVLTAMKRSSSIAAVVPQSGTALWADLWVRPLTKTTAIPALVMEWISFCWQPEVARQLSILSGATSPAVLEDRANLPLALRSNPLLLPEASILDRSEFLQSLPLSTVEQYQNLWKILRQTG
- a CDS encoding HEAT repeat domain-containing protein gives rise to the protein MLNLLEQAEAAARQGNWASLSRYLQQALLSGQTEQTFQTVELESLLSMALLVLEFGEFQDRWDIAKVFPVFGEAAIAPLIDLLQDEEIAPESRWFATRILGGFKHSTTIQALIDVLQTSGDEELNAMAAEALAGLGIPAIAALTELLISSETRLLAVRSLAQVRHSATIEPLLGVVDDPEPNVRAIALEALSSFHHPQIPLILLKALTDPVAAVRIAAIQGLGVRSDLVAELDLVHRLAERLWDLNPQVCQHAAIALGRMGTDRATEMLSDRLKSPYTAVSLQIEIIRVLGWVGTGAALNCLQQALFSLDQAEVNPTTFQEIVTILGRWADPTFRPHAAQILINALKSNHSAVSHPQVKQCIALGLGYLKQPQAFESLIQLLADEDMGVRLHTITALKTLDSQASRQRLELLANQADLPESLKRGMAIALQEWKV
- a CDS encoding bactofilin family protein; the protein is MFRKNTQRSQQQSPQPNKVGPTYIAPNSEFQGTMHVEGDLLVDGVIHGTVEVRGDLVISESGLVEGPELRARNLIVHGVLKARVMIEGTLTLSRTARLEGDVNANAINIEAGAFYVGYMETGDVKALPGTRGRPELAGSNEEYYPKEGY